The genomic stretch ACCGCATTGGCAGCGAGCTTCGTTCCGCTGACCGCCCCATCCGCCAGGCGATCCGTGGCCACGGCCCCGGCCGCAATCTTGGCTGTGGAAACCGCCCCGTCGATCAGCTGCGCGCTGCCCACCGCCGCGCTGCCCATCTTGGCCTGGGTGACCACCGCGTCGGCGAGCTTGGTGGTGCCCACCGCCGCGTCGGCCAGGTTGCTGGAGCCCACGGCCGCCGCGCCGAGCTTGGCCGTCGTCACCGCCCCATCCGCCAGCTTGGTGTTCGTGACGGCGCTGGCGCCCAGTTCCGTGGAGCCCACGACGCCCGCCGCGATCTTGCCGCTGGTGACGGCGCCCGTGGCGATCTTGGAAGACCCCACTGACCCGTCGACGATCTTGGCTGCGGAGACGGACCCATCGGCGAGTTTAGTGCCCGTCACGGCGCCGGCCGCCACCTTGTTCCCCGTCACCGCCGCATCTTGTAGGGCGCCCTCGGCCACCTTGGCCGCGCCGATGAGGCCCGCGCTCGTCACGACGGTGGAGCCGTCGGCCAAATGGATGAGCGGCGTGCCGCTGCCCAGGGCGATGGAGCCATCCGCCTGGCGCTGCAGGGCGTTGGAAGTCACTTTCCCCAGCGAGGCCGTATCGGCCGCCAGGCGCGTGCTATCCACGGCGTTCGTGGCGAGCTTGGCCGTGGCAATGGCCGCGTCGGCCACCTTCGCCGTGGTGACGGCCGCCGCCCCCAGCTTGTTCGTGGTGACTGCCCCGTCGGCGAGCTTCGTTTCGGTGACCGCACCCGCCGTGATCTTCGTGTCGATGACGGCGTTCGTGCCGAGCTGATTGCTGCCCACGGCGCCAGCGGCCAGTTGCGCAGCGCCCACGGCCCCCGCAGCGATCTTGGCCGCGCCCACCGCCCCATCGGCGATCGAGGCCTGCACGACCTTTGCCGGGGCAATGTTGGCGCTGGCGTCGGTCAGGTCGATGAGCTTCCGGCCCGGCGCCACGGGCGTGTTCCAGTCACCCGTGCCCTTCAGGTCGAGGATCGTGGCCGTCAGGTTGGGATCCGCCTCGCCCGAGACGACGGCCTTCTTCACGAGGGCGTTCCGGCCCAGGGCACCCACGGTGTTGCGCCGGCTGTAGAGGGCATCGAAGTGCGTGACCGTCCCCACCGGCAGGGCCGAGAGCTTGATGAAGACCGTGGAGAGCGGCACGGCGCCGCCATCATTCAGCCACCAGCCCGCCCCCAGGCCCGAGCCCGTCTGCGCGTCGCCCGGCGTGACGACCGAGGTGCCGTTCTGGTTCAGGCAGATGCCCGTCACCGTGACGGGTGCACCGCCCGAGTCGAGCAGGTCGCCGCCCGCCGAATTCAGCAAGTCGAAGAGGCCGGCCAGCGAATCGCCCGTCTCGCCGATGTTGATGGCCGCGCCCGCCGCCTGGAAGGCCAGGCGATAGGTGAAGACGCCGCCACCGGCAGCGTGGATGCTGCCCACCGGGACGCTATTGTCCTCGTAGGGCTCGGCGATGGCCCGGGCGTGCAGGGCGGCGGCGTTGCGCACGGCCGTGTCCAGGACCGCGCCGTCCGAGGTCTTCAGTTCGGTCGTGACCTGGCCATGGCTCGTGTCGATCAGCGTGCGGATGCCGCCCGGCGCGCCCGCGTCCTCCTGCACCACGGCGCCACGCACGTACCCATCCGACCGCAGCGCCGAGAGCTTGCCCTGGGCGCTGGAGTCCAGTTTGGTCTCGGGCAGGATGCCGTCGGCGATCTTGGACGGCAGATCGATGCGCGCTAGGTTGGCATTGGGCAGCTCGCCCACCACCTTCGTGCCCAGATTGACCGATCCGTCGGCAATCTTAGTCGATCCCACCGCCCCATCAGCGAGCTTCGGCTGCAGCACGGCCCCGTCCTGGATGGAGCCGGGCGTGATCTCGCCCGAGGGGTTCACCTCCTTCACGCGCCGGTAAGTCTCGCCATCCGAGACCAAGTCCAGCGAGTCCTGCTCCTTTAGGCCATAGGGCGTCCAGTGGGTGGGAAAGGAGCCCTGCTCGACCTTGACCGCATCCACGTAGGCCGTGCCCGACGCCAGTGCCCCGTCCCAGCCGAAGGAGAGCTTGATGAAGACCGTGCCCAGGGGCAGCTCGCCCGCGTCGCCGAGCTTCGACATGTCGAAAGAGCGCCAATAGCGCGTGAACTGGGTCTCGCCCGACTGGGTCAGCACCGTCCAGTCGATGGGCGTCATGGGCATGTGGTCTTCGTAGTAGGGCGTGATTCGGGCGTAGAAGGTGCCGGCGTTCCGCAGGTGCATGCGGATGTAAGCCGAGACACAAACCTTCGACAGTCCGCGCAGATCGATGAAGTTGACCTTGGCCAGACTGGTGGCGGACGGGCCGCCCTCGGCCTGGATCTTCATCGAATAGCCGCCGAAGACCGAGCAGTCCGTTGACCGCGTGATGAGCACGGACATGATTCCTCCTACCAGGCTTCCTGTTCGAATGACCCGCCCCGCTGCAGGTTGGTCGACCCATCCTGCTCGGGGCCATCTCCTGTCGTTGTGCTGAGGCTGCGGCTATAACCGCGCGTGCGCCCTTCCACCGTCTCCTGACGGACTCGAAACGCATAGGTCGTGCTGGACAAGAGGTCCATCACGACCAGCGTGCGCGCCTGCCGTTCGCGCGTCTCGGCCACGTCCGTCCAGGCCGGGCTTCCCGCCGCCTGGGCCTGTGCCACCACGCGCTCGCCCTGGAACCCGTCCGCCGGATGTGTCCAGGCGAGTTTCACGGACAGGTCCGTGGCCACGGCGGAAAGCAGAATCACCGGCGGCGGCACGACGTGCTCCAGCCGGCGCCGGAAGTCTGCCCGGTCCCCCACGTCGATGGAGAGACGCGACTGCGCCACCAACGCCAATGGACGGAACAGCAGGGCGTAGTTGGAGTCGCGCAGCTCGGTCAGCGATAGCACGCCGGACTTGGGAATGACGCCCGTGCGCACCAACAGGCCATGCCGCTGCCCGCCCCGCTCCACCTCGCACAGGTTGTCCTGCAGGACATAGACGGCGCCCGCCGGCAGCCCGCTTTGCGTCAGCGTGGCCATCAGACACCCGCCTGCAGCTCTTCAAGGGTCCGGACCACCGTGGTGAACTGCTCCTGCGTGGGCGCCTCGGCCAGGGCGCGCTGCAGCTGGAAGACCTGCTCCTCCAGGTCCGTGGCCATGCGGTCCCGCTCGACCTCGAAGCGGGTCCTTTCCTGGCTGCGCCGGAGGGCCAGGATCTCGGCTAGGGTCTGTCCATCGGCGTTCTCCAGTGCGTCCGTCAACACCTCCAGCCCCGCCGACCAGTCCCCGCCCACGTCATACTCGGTGACGGCCTGGGCGTAGATGACCAGATGCTGCCCGCCGCGGATGGGCCACTGCAGGCGCTCGGTCCAGACGTCGCCCTCCCAGGCGAGCTGGTAGCCCGTCAGGGCCTGGCCCATGGCCGGCGGCGCTGGCAGGGGCGTCAGCAGCTCGATGGTGCGGTTGCTGGAGTCGAAAGCCTTGACGATGCGCGAAACGCCGCCCACCTCCACGCGCGTGCTCGGCTGGAAGACCGCCGTGCCGGCGACCTTCACGAGGCTGGTGGTGGACCCGCTACCGACCAGGTCGCTGGCCTGAACAGCCTCGCGCTTCTGGCGGGGTATGGTCGAGGACTCGTGCGTGCGATGAATCAGGTCGACGTGGGCGCTCTCCAGCACCGCCTTGGAGACACCAACCGGCAGGCGCGTGCGCGTGTGCTTCAGCTCATAGACCCGCACCCGGTAGCCGCGAATCTCCTCCTGGTCCACCAGGGCCGGCTTGTCCCAGGAGAGGCGCAGGGCGTAGGACTCGCTCTCGGCGGAGCTGCCCTGCTCATCCTTGAAGAGTTCCAAAACGGTGTTGGCATGGGCGGCCTTGGCCTGCAGGACCTCGGTCCGCGTGGCGCTTCGCGCGGCCTTGGTCGCATCCACGGCCGCCAGCATCTCGGAGGCCGTGCCGACATCGCTTCCGTAGCCCAGGGCGCTCGACTTGGCCAGGTGGAAGTATGCTGCGCCCTCGGACACGCTGGCCGGGGCTGTCAGCACCAGGGTCTGCAGGGCTGCGTTCACGCTTAGGACCGTCACCTCGCTAAGGAGGCCTTCCGCGTGCAGGAGCAGAGTCTGGCCTTCCAGGCTGGAGCCCAAATCCGTGCCCGCGCCCGTGACGGTCGCGGAGCCTGTGACGATGGACAGCGTGCCCTGCTCGCGGCTGACGCCTGCCGCGCCCGAGACGATCGCTTGCTGCTTGGCGTGCAGGACGTCCAGGTCGGCGCTGCCGCCCACCAGCTCCGTGCCCCGAACCTGGCCCAGCGTGTAGCCGGCCAGGCGCTTGGCGTTGATCAAGGCCCGGTAGCCATCCAGCTCGCCCACGTGGGCCGACAGGGCCTCCACGCTGACGCGCGCGGCCGTGTAGGTATCCAGCGCGCTCTTCAAGGCCGCCGTGCGGTCCGGGGCGTCCGCGTGGATCTGCAGGGCCAGATTCACTTCCAGCAGTACGGGCGTGCCG from bacterium encodes the following:
- a CDS encoding fibronectin type III domain-containing protein, coding for MATLTQSGLPAGAVYVLQDNLCEVERGGQRHGLLVRTGVIPKSGVLSLTELRDSNYALLFRPLALVAQSRLSIDVGDRADFRRRLEHVVPPPVILLSAVATDLSVKLAWTHPADGFQGERVVAQAQAAGSPAWTDVAETRERQARTLVVMDLLSSTTYAFRVRQETVEGRTRGYSRSLSTTTGDGPEQDGSTNLQRGGSFEQEAW